Genomic DNA from Peribacillus simplex NBRC 15720 = DSM 1321:
GAAGAGGAAAATGCGGATATGTATGCTGCCATTGACTTGATCAATGATAAGCTTGAACGCCAAATTCGTAAACATAAAACGAAGGTCAATCGTAAATTCCGGAACAATCTATCGACTACACCCGATGCATTCGCCTTCAATACGGAAGTTGACGAAGTGGTGGATGAATTCGAAGACGATAATGATATTGAAGTGGTCCGCAATAAGCGCTTTGATTTAAAGCCGATGGACAGTGAAGAAGCGATTTTACAAATGAATATGCTTGGTCACAGTTTCTTCGTTTACACGAATGCGGATACTAATACAACGAACGTAGTGTACCGCCGAAAAGATGGACGCTATGGATTGATTGAACCTAGTTAAATATTAATCTAAGATCAAAAGCACAGCCCCTGGGTTGTGCTTTTTTAATGCATGTTGATAGAATTCGTTGGCTGTTGGATTTACTAGAAAAGTTAAAAAAATGATTGCTTCTTTTGTTCTCTAAAGAATACAAATTTATTAAAAATCCATTTTAAAGAACGGTTTTGTTCTTCATTAAGATAAATAGTTAGTATTACCTATTTAATCACCCCAATCTTTTGAACTATACCCGAATTGTTAGTTCTTTAAAAAGAACAAATAGTTATTTATAAAAAACAATTTGATCAAGGTGCAGAGGGGTTGGATTACTTGTATCGAAAGAATTGCCATACATGCCATAGGGATTCTTTTAGCAGTGCGGAATATGGAAAGTGGCTTTGCCCGACCTGCGGTGAGGACTTAACTGCGCAAAAAGCACTGGATGCACTTACAATTGAGAGAATCAATACACCCCAACGAAATATTAAGAAGAGTAATATTTACTATTATACAAAAAAACGAAATTGAATTAGTCTATGATAAATCACCAGAACTTCAAATTTTCTTAATATTGTAATATTTTGTCGGATAAAAGTTTTTGCATTTATGTGGATTACCGACATAAAATAGCAATATATGGAGTGGGTATCCGTTATAATATGATTATAAGTAATGTATTTGGTAATAAATACCACGACAAAGGCAAACTTATTGAAAGATGAGGGCGCAAAGGCACAGGTCTAAGGTCTTTGTGACTATGATGGCTGGTCTGCCTGAAATACAAAGAGTATTTTAGGAGGTAGAAGAGGTGGCTAATGTGAAAATGGATCAAGAATGGGTGAAATTGATTTCAGAAGCAAGAAGCTTGGGGTTCAAAAAAGAGGAAATCAGTGCTTTTTTTAAACGGGAAACCCTTGAGGTAACATTTGAGAAGAACGATGGAAATTAGGTTCCGAACAAGATCGAGAACATCCCTATAAACAGTGGTTCGATTCATTAGCTGTTTATAGGGTTTATTCTTCCTTGAGATTCTAGTGAGTCTAGCTTATTCAAACTTTATTCTCAGGATTATGTAGGTAAACTAGTGCACTACCACTCTACTCTTCTTTATCTTTTCTCCATTTATTAAACTCGATGAATTCCCTGAATTGTTGTTTTGAAACACCCGAATTCATAGCTTCCTCAACGATTTTCATCCAGTCAGTGTCCAAGGTTTCCTTATTTGGTGCATCATAAAGCAGGGCATCAACAGGAATGTTAAGTACGGCGGAGATTTTTTCAAGAAATTGAATAGAAGGATTCGTTTGTAAGTTCCGCTCGAGCGAACTTAAATAAGACTTTGCCACACCCGCTTTATCGGCAAGTTCAGTCATCGACATTTTTTTTTCTTCTCGCAGTTTTTTTACACGTTCACCAATCATCAATACCACCTCGAAACATGATCTATTTATCTTCCGCTATTAAGTTTCAGTAGCCCACCTTATCATTCAAAACATGAAGCCTGTAAGGTTGGATTACCTTGACATGCTATCTCTAGAGAGGACACAGCATCTAGTGATGGAAGGTTATGGATAATTCTCATTTGCATATGGAATAGTGGGGAGTTTGCAACATATTTTTTATACTTCCTTCTATTTTAACAGTTTTACTCCTCATTTATCCATTGTTTTTCGCAAGAATTGAATTCAGGTCTATACCAGGGAAGTGACATGAAGTTGTACCTCTAGGATAGAAGTGGTAAAATTAAGCGTGCATTAGTAATAATAGAAGATGTGTTTCTTCTTACTTATATGAATTTTGTCATTGAACGATCATTACCATAATAGAGGAGCGTTATTGAATGCTTAATATATTAAATAAAGTTTTTGATCCGAATAAGCGAGAAATCAAACGTTTGGAAAAAATCGCTGATCAGGTTGAAGCGCTGGCTGATGAGACGGCTGCGTTATCGGATGAACAGTTGCGTGCCAAAACGGGTGAGTTTAAAGAGCGTTATCAAAATGGCGAAACCGTTGATGATTTGCTTGTTGAGGCTTTTGCAGTTGCGCGTGAAGGGGCAAAGCGTGCTCTGGGCTTATACCCTTACCGTGTTCAAATCATGGGTGGGGCATCCCTTCATGATGGAAATATCTCCGAGATGAAAACAGGGGAAGGTAAAACCTTAACATCTACCATGCCGGTTTATTTAAACGCGCTTACCGGTAAAGGTGTACATGTCGTTACTGTCAATGAATACTTGGCACACCGTGATGCCACCGAGATGGGTGTATTGTATGATTTCCTTGGTTTGACCGTCGGATTGAATTTGAACAGTCATTCCAAAGAAGAAAAGCAAGAGGCGTACAATGCGGACATTACGTACAGCACGAATAATGAGTTAGGATTTGATTACCTTCGTGACAATATGGTGTTATATAAAGAACAAATGGTACAGCGCCCGCTGCACTTTGCTGTTATTGATGAGGTCGATTCGATTTTGATCGATGAGGCGAGAACGCCATTGATCATTTCCGGTTCCGCACAAAAATCGGCTCAGCTTTATATCCAGGCCAATGCGTTTGTGAGAACCTTAAAAAAAGAAACGGACTACACATATGATGAAAAGACAAAAGGTGTTCAGCTGACTGAAGATGGGATGAATCGAGCTGAAAAAGCGTTTAATATCGATAATTTGTTCGATATTAATCACGTTACTTTGAATCATCATATCAATCAGGCGTTAAAGGCGCATGTTTCCATGCATTTAGATGTGGATTATGTGGTCCAGGAAGGCGAGATAGTCATCGTTGACCAATTCACTGGCCGTTTGATGAAAGGCCGCCGTTACAGTGAAGGTCTCCACCAGGCGATCGAGGCGAAAGAAGGACTTGAAATTCAAAATGAAAGCATGACGCTTGCGACGATCACATTCCAGAACTATTTCAGGATGTATGAAAAACTTTCAGGTATGACCGGTACAGCGAAAACGGAAGAAGAAGAATTCCGCAATATTTATAATATGAATGTCATTGCGATCCCGACAAACAGGAATATCGTCAGGGATGACAGGGCAGATCTTATATACGCGACAACTGATGGGAAATTCAAGGCTGTTGTGGAAGACATCGCCGAACGTTATACAAAGGGTCAGCCAGTGCTTGTCGGTACGGTTGCCATCGAAACATCTGAAGTCATATCTGCTTATTTATCCAAAAAAGGAATCCCTCACGATGTTTTGAATGCCAAGAACCATGAGCGTGAAGCGGAAATCATTGCGAATGCAGGTAATCAAGGTTCAGTTACGATTGCTACGAACATGGCAGGGCGCGGTACGGATATCAAGCTTGGTGAAGGTGTCAAGGAGCTTGGAGGCCTTGCTGTCATCGGCACGGAACGTCATGAAAGCAGGCGTATAGATAACCAGCTTCGTGGTCGGTCAGGCCGTCAGGGAGACCCAGGGGTCACTCAATTCTATTTATCAATGGAAGATGAATTGATGCGCCGCTTCGGTTCGGATAACATGAAAAACATGATGGCACGCCTTGGAATGGATGATTCCCAGCCAATTCAAAGTAAAATGGTGACAAGGGCCGTTGAATCTGCACAGAAACGGGTCGAAGGCAATAACTTCGATTCACGTAAGCAATTGCTGCAGTATGATGATGTTCTCCGTCAACAACGGGAAATTATATATAAACAGCGTTTCGATGTCATGGAAAGTGAGAACTTACGTGAAATCGTCGAAACGATGATTACGGCATCCATCCAGCGAAATGTTGTCGCGTTTGCACCAATGGGCGATGAGGAAGGCTGGAATTTACAAGGCCTTGTCGATTACCTGAATGGTAACCTATTCAATGAAGGTTCAATCACTGTAGCTGATTTGGAAGGGAAAAATGAATCGGAATTGGTTGATTTCATTTTAGCAAAAGTGAAAGAAAGCTATGACCAAAAAGAAGAAGAGCTATCTGAAGAACAAATGCGTGAATTCGAAAAAGTAATCGTTCTTCGTGCAGTCGATAGTAAGTGGATGGACCATATTGATGCAATGGAGCAATTGCGCCAAGGGATCCACCTTCGTGCTTATGGCCAGATCGATCCGTTACGTGAATATCAATCAGAAGGTTTCGCAATGTTTGAAGCCATGATTGCTTCAATGGAAGATGAAGTCGCCAAATACATCATGAAGGCTGAAATTCGCAACAATTTGGAGCGTAAGGAAGTCATAAAAGGACAAGCGGTCAATCCGAAGGAAGAAGACGGGGGAAAAGTGAAAAAAGCCCCTGCCCGTAAAAAGGAAGACGTTGGCCGAAACGCTTTATGCCCGTGCGGCAGCGGAAAAAAATATAAGAATTGCCATGGCAATTTAGGCTAAAGTTAGGTGTATAATGATTATGGGACGGTTAAGTGTAAGGCTTGCCGCCTCTTTTCATGTTTAGTTTGCATAAAGCAATATATTTGCATATAGTTTGAAGAGGTTTATTTGTGTAATGAAGCGAATCCTTCTTCAGGGATTTTTTTAACATACTTAATGAGGTGAAGAGAAATGGAATTAGCAGAAATAAGAAATGAACTTGAACGGACAGCGCAACGATTAACGGACTTTAGGGGGTCTCTTTGACTTAGATGAAAAAGAGGCACGAATCGCACAGCTTGAAAATGAGATGACACATCCCGATTTTTGGAATGATCAGCAAAAAGCACAAACTGTCATCAATGAAACGAATGCTTTGAAAGAACAAGTCAATCAATTGTCCGATCTGAATGAATCATATGAAAATCTGGATTTGACATATGAATTAGTGAAAGAGGAGAATGATCAAGAACTTTTGGCTGAGCTGGAAGAAGAAATCACGGTTCTTTCACAAAAGATGAATGACTTTGAACTTCAACTTTTACTAAGTGAAGAATATGACTCGAAAAATGCCATTCTTGAACTGCATCCTGGTGCAGGCGGAACGGAGTCCCAGGATTGGGGTTCCATGTTGCTGCGTATGTATACCAGATGGGGTGAAAAAAGAGGCTTTAAAGTGGAAACCCTTGATTACCTTCCAGGTGATGAAGCTGGAATCAAGAGTGTCACTTTAATTTTCAAAGGCCATAACGCCTATGGTTATTTGAAAGCGGAAAAAGGAGTACACCGTCTTGTCCGGATTTCTCCTTTCGATTCTTCAGGGAGACGCCATACTTCATTCGTTTCATGTGAAGTCATGCCGGAATTCGATGAAACGATTAATATAGAAATCCGCACGGAAGATTTGAAAGTCGATACGTACCGGGCAAGTGGTGCAGGCGGTCAGCATATCAATACAACTGACTCGGCAGTCCGGATCACCCATATACCTACGAACACCGTGGTAACGTGCCAAAACGAGAGATCTCAAATCAAAAACAAGGCCCAAGCCATGAATATGCTAAAAGCCAAATTGTATCAACGTGAAATTGAACAGCAACAAGCGGATTTGGATGAAATCCGTGGTGAGCAAAAGGAAATTGGCTGGGGAAGCCAAATTCGTTCTTATGTTTTCCATCCGTATTCCATGGTTAAAGATCACCGTACTAGTGCCGAGACCGGAAACTTGGGAGCAGTCATGGATGGAGATATCGATATGTTCATTGATGCGTACTTGCGTTCAAAATTATAAGATCAGCCAGTCGGACCGGTTTCCCGGTCCGGCTTTTTTATGTTTTCCTTTTTAATGAATCTTCTGGCTGACATTTACAGGATTGAAAAGGGATGCTCTACCTCGTTCGGCCAATACTAGATAATAATGATGGTTCGAGGAGACTTATGCAAAATGAAGAAAAGATACCGGGAGCGGAAGCACCCTTTAATTCAAAAGTTAATGGAGTATGGATTGGTGATTGTCGGTTCGGCCATAATTGCCATTGGTTTTAATGTATTCTTACTGCCTAACCAGGTCGCATCTGGCGGGGTCAGCGGGATTAGCACGATACTGGATTCAACCCTCGGTTGGGAGCCGGCCTATGTACTTTGGGGTTTTAATATCCCTTTGTTCATAGCGGGGCTTATTATCCTTGGAAGACATTTCGGAGCCAAAAGCCTGATTGGAACCTTATTTTTGCCTTTAGTGGTATTTCTGACAAAGGATTGGGATGCATGGACGAATGATGCATTGCTTGGTTCGATTTGCGGGGGGATGATGGTCGGACTGGGGCTGGGGATCGTCTTTCGCGGAAAGGGTTCCACAGGGGGGACCGATTTAGCGGCACAGATTTTCCATAAGTATACCCATCTGTCATTAGGGACCTGTGTGGCTGTCATTGATGGAATCATCGTTTTAAGTGCTGCCATTGTTTTTGATATTGAAAAAGGGCTTTATGCATTAATAGGATTATATGTGACAAGCAAGACGATCGACCTCGTCCAGATTGGATTGAACCGGTCCAAGATGTCACTAATTATCACGAATAAAGAAATGGAAGTAAGGGATGCTATCATACATGAGCTGGACCGGGGCGTAACAGGCATATCCGGGTATGGCGGCTATACGGATGATACTCGTCCAATTTTGATGTGCGTAATAGACCAGTCGGAATTCACCAAATTGAAACAATTGGTGAAACTCGTTGACCCTAAAGCGTTTGTAATTGTAATGGACGCATCGGAGGTACTCGGGGAGGGTTTTAAACTGGATTGAAATTGGTATAATGTTCTTGTGCTGGTATAAATCAGAGGGGGTAAATTCAATGAAAAAGAAATGGTTAGCCTTAGTTTTGGGTACTTCTTTGACCTTGGCTGCATGCGGTGGAAACGATGATGCTGCAGATAAAGAGCCTGCAGGTGAAAATAATGAAACGACTACGGCAGGTGCTGGTGATGCCGCAAAAATTTATGAAAACAAATGTTCAAGTTGTCATGCAGTGAATCTTGAAGGCGGCGTTGGACCGAATTTAACGAAGGTCGGTTCGAAGCTATCGAAAGCAGACATCGAAAAAGTCATTGCTAATGGCCAAGGTGGAATGCCAAAAGGAATAATCCAGGGTAAGGAAGCGAGCATGGTCGCTGAATGGCTTGCTGGACATAAGTAATGATTAATGAAACGTTCTGCTTAGCAGGACGTTTCATTTAGCCTCCATTAAACCTCGAAAAAACTCACATTTAACCCCTTATCAAGCAATCAAATCTTAGAATTATTACATAGATGTTGATATATGTCTAACTGAAATGAAACTGTAATATTTTTTATGCTTAATTTGACAAAATATGATGTTATAATGTTCCTGTGCTCAAGTAAGAGAGATTCCTGTCAGATTTCAATGAAAATTGTCGAAAAAGCTGTAGGTACATAGTGATAATCCAAGCAAATTAGGTGGTTTTAGAATGATAGAAATGATAGATGTGAAAAAGACATATCCAAATGGCGTAATTGCCATTAATGGAATCAATGTGAAAATAAAGGCAGGCGAGTTCGTTTATGTAGTGGGTCCGAGCGGTGCCGGAAAATCGACCTTCATCAAAATGATGTATAGGGAAGAAAAGCCTACAAGCGGTAATATCTTGGTCAATGGCCTTAGCCTGCCAAGTATCCGCAATTCGAAAGTTCCTCTATTCCGCCGTAATATCGGTATGGTATTCCAAGATTTTAAACTCCTTCAAACATTCACTGTATATGAAAATGTTGCTTTTGCCATGGAAGTTATTGAAAAGGAACCAGAAGAAATCAAAAAGAGAGTCATGGAAGTCCTTGATCTGGTAGGCATTAAACATAAAGCAAGAATGCTGCCTTCCGAGTTATCTGGTGGGGAACAGCAAAGGGTTGCAATAGCCCGTTCGATCGTCAATGATCCTAAGGTAGTCATAGCCGACGAGCCTACAGGTAATCTTGATCCCGAAACATCATGGGAAATCATGAACATATTTGAAGAAATTAATAAACGCGGAACTACACTTGTCATGGCCACTCATAATAGGGACATCGTCAACAATATTAAACGACGTGTCATTGCCATTGAAAGTGGAAAAATAGTTCGCG
This window encodes:
- the hpf gene encoding ribosome hibernation-promoting factor, HPF/YfiA family, whose translation is MNYNVRGENIEVTPAIREYVEKKIGKLERYFNNTPDANVLVNLKVNNNTSKVEVTIPMQNLVLRAEEENADMYAAIDLINDKLERQIRKHKTKVNRKFRNNLSTTPDAFAFNTEVDEVVDEFEDDNDIEVVRNKRFDLKPMDSEEAILQMNMLGHSFFVYTNADTNTTNVVYRRKDGRYGLIEPS
- a CDS encoding anti-repressor SinI family protein, with the translated sequence MANVKMDQEWVKLISEARSLGFKKEEISAFFKRETLEVTFEKNDGN
- a CDS encoding helix-turn-helix domain-containing protein; its protein translation is MIGERVKKLREEKKMSMTELADKAGVAKSYLSSLERNLQTNPSIQFLEKISAVLNIPVDALLYDAPNKETLDTDWMKIVEEAMNSGVSKQQFREFIEFNKWRKDKEE
- the secA gene encoding preprotein translocase subunit SecA; this encodes MLNILNKVFDPNKREIKRLEKIADQVEALADETAALSDEQLRAKTGEFKERYQNGETVDDLLVEAFAVAREGAKRALGLYPYRVQIMGGASLHDGNISEMKTGEGKTLTSTMPVYLNALTGKGVHVVTVNEYLAHRDATEMGVLYDFLGLTVGLNLNSHSKEEKQEAYNADITYSTNNELGFDYLRDNMVLYKEQMVQRPLHFAVIDEVDSILIDEARTPLIISGSAQKSAQLYIQANAFVRTLKKETDYTYDEKTKGVQLTEDGMNRAEKAFNIDNLFDINHVTLNHHINQALKAHVSMHLDVDYVVQEGEIVIVDQFTGRLMKGRRYSEGLHQAIEAKEGLEIQNESMTLATITFQNYFRMYEKLSGMTGTAKTEEEEFRNIYNMNVIAIPTNRNIVRDDRADLIYATTDGKFKAVVEDIAERYTKGQPVLVGTVAIETSEVISAYLSKKGIPHDVLNAKNHEREAEIIANAGNQGSVTIATNMAGRGTDIKLGEGVKELGGLAVIGTERHESRRIDNQLRGRSGRQGDPGVTQFYLSMEDELMRRFGSDNMKNMMARLGMDDSQPIQSKMVTRAVESAQKRVEGNNFDSRKQLLQYDDVLRQQREIIYKQRFDVMESENLREIVETMITASIQRNVVAFAPMGDEEGWNLQGLVDYLNGNLFNEGSITVADLEGKNESELVDFILAKVKESYDQKEEELSEEQMREFEKVIVLRAVDSKWMDHIDAMEQLRQGIHLRAYGQIDPLREYQSEGFAMFEAMIASMEDEVAKYIMKAEIRNNLERKEVIKGQAVNPKEEDGGKVKKAPARKKEDVGRNALCPCGSGKKYKNCHGNLG
- the prfB gene encoding peptide chain release factor 2 (programmed frameshift), whose amino-acid sequence is MELAEIRNELERTAQRLTDFRGLFDLDEKEARIAQLENEMTHPDFWNDQQKAQTVINETNALKEQVNQLSDLNESYENLDLTYELVKEENDQELLAELEEEITVLSQKMNDFELQLLLSEEYDSKNAILELHPGAGGTESQDWGSMLLRMYTRWGEKRGFKVETLDYLPGDEAGIKSVTLIFKGHNAYGYLKAEKGVHRLVRISPFDSSGRRHTSFVSCEVMPEFDETINIEIRTEDLKVDTYRASGAGGQHINTTDSAVRITHIPTNTVVTCQNERSQIKNKAQAMNMLKAKLYQREIEQQQADLDEIRGEQKEIGWGSQIRSYVFHPYSMVKDHRTSAETGNLGAVMDGDIDMFIDAYLRSKL
- a CDS encoding YitT family protein, encoding MEYGLVIVGSAIIAIGFNVFLLPNQVASGGVSGISTILDSTLGWEPAYVLWGFNIPLFIAGLIILGRHFGAKSLIGTLFLPLVVFLTKDWDAWTNDALLGSICGGMMVGLGLGIVFRGKGSTGGTDLAAQIFHKYTHLSLGTCVAVIDGIIVLSAAIVFDIEKGLYALIGLYVTSKTIDLVQIGLNRSKMSLIITNKEMEVRDAIIHELDRGVTGISGYGGYTDDTRPILMCVIDQSEFTKLKQLVKLVDPKAFVIVMDASEVLGEGFKLD
- the cccB gene encoding cytochrome c551, with product MKKKWLALVLGTSLTLAACGGNDDAADKEPAGENNETTTAGAGDAAKIYENKCSSCHAVNLEGGVGPNLTKVGSKLSKADIEKVIANGQGGMPKGIIQGKEASMVAEWLAGHK
- the ftsE gene encoding cell division ATP-binding protein FtsE, with amino-acid sequence MIEMIDVKKTYPNGVIAINGINVKIKAGEFVYVVGPSGAGKSTFIKMMYREEKPTSGNILVNGLSLPSIRNSKVPLFRRNIGMVFQDFKLLQTFTVYENVAFAMEVIEKEPEEIKKRVMEVLDLVGIKHKARMLPSELSGGEQQRVAIARSIVNDPKVVIADEPTGNLDPETSWEIMNIFEEINKRGTTLVMATHNRDIVNNIKRRVIAIESGKIVRDEHRGDYGYEI